In Salmo trutta unplaced genomic scaffold, fSalTru1.1, whole genome shotgun sequence, a genomic segment contains:
- the LOC115189002 gene encoding DNA-binding protein inhibitor ID-4-like, which yields MKAKKETSICSSNELSLRFLSDHSLNIARSRLQKEEEQLCVQDDMNHCYSRLKRLVPTIPQDKKVSKVEILQHVIDYILDLQLALETQPSLLKQQTGTCPPSPASNRTPLTVLNTDRQRTSTGQKEDSVLCR from the exons atgaagGCTAAGAAGGAAACCTCGATCTGCAGCAGCAACGAGCTTTCTTTACGCTTCCTCTCGGATCACAGCCTGAACATCGCCCGGTCTCGGTTACAGAAAGAAGAAGAGCAGCTGTGTGTGCAGGACGATATGAACCACTGTTACAGTCGCCTCAAGCGTCTCGTTCCCACCATACCGCAGGATAAGAaagtcagcaaagtggagatccTTCAGCACGTCATAGATTACATCTTGGACCTGCAGCTGGCGCTGGAGACGCAACCTTCTCTCCTGAAACAACAGACGGGGACGTGCCCGCCGTCCCCCGCCTCTAACCGGACACCGCTGACGGTTCTCAACACGGACCGCCAG AGGACGTCGACAGGCCAGAAGGAGGACTCAGTTTTGTGTCGCTGA